Sequence from the Hylaeus volcanicus isolate JK05 chromosome 1, UHH_iyHylVolc1.0_haploid, whole genome shotgun sequence genome:
TAAAACTGTCCATTCCTTGGACTATCCAAATTCAGTTCTTAGCATaggaattagtgtaagaagaCATTCAtgttttatgatatttttagtaattcCTGTAAGTAAGTCCTGAATcattaaatatgattttgtaatttcagtCAAATGATGAAACTATAGTAGCTGGTATGGTTGATGGCTTAATTTCAGTGAGAAGAAGGGAAGAggatacaaaaaatgaaaaaccacAGCGTAAAAAAGTATCGTACAGACATTCTGGCAAAAATTTGCACACACCACATATAGATATGGTAGTAcacgaagaaatgaaagaaattatgtCTAAACATGATACTTATTTAAGAAAGTTCCAATATTCCAAAGCTTTGGACTGTGTAATGGTGAGTTATGTTGTGAACAAAACACCACACGTTACAGTAGCGCTTATGCAGGAACTTATCAGAAGACAGGGTTTAAAACAAGCTCTTGCTGGTAGAGATGGAAAGTCTCTTGtaaatattctcaaatttttgaaCAAGCATGCAGGAAGTGTTCGATTTGGAAGAGTATTATTGCATGTCATTAATGTTCTAATGGGTATGttgtaaattttatcttttttatatattattttttgaaaatattttaacgatgtTCACATTATTACTTAATAGACGTCTACGAGGATCATTTGGACGAACTTGCTGCTGAACCACGAAAAATGTTTAGTATATTAGCATCGAAactggaagaagaagaaaacttaatattaacattatcaGAATTGCAAGGAAAATTGCATATGATACTATCTGCTGCAGAAATTGTACCACCCACACCAGTGAAAGACGTTCAAGTTTTAGAACCTTCGAGTAATGCTCAAAAGAATCTAATCTTAAGTATAGCATAAATGTAGTATCTATATTGTCTCATCATGTATCATAGAAAAATCTGTACATACTTTtcatatatattgtaataaaattaaacatacatCAGATGCTTTcatttactaaaaaattatttgaattacaaaagaaataagggttaatataaatgtttaaagtatAGTAAACCAGAGAAATTATCcacatttctaaaattacattacatgttgtttatattaataaagtataaattacTAGCCTTTATAGTAAACTTAGTTTCTATGAActagaatttataatcatatTAGTTTATTTCATGGAATCTCTTTTCTGAGACATTTTTGCCACATAGCAGAAGATGGTTTATCAGGCATTATCCATCCAATTGGAATTGCTGATGCATCACTATCTGAACTTATATACTTATCCCAAGCAgtcctaaaaataaattaataattttattatcattaatctACAATTGAATATTATCCAGTTATAAAAGTATAGCTTACCGTATAGTAATAAAACTCGTTAAGTCTACATTATATTGATCGGACATTGATATCTTTTTTCcaaacaatacattttcccAATCATCAAAAagacttttcttttgtttttcaattcttttttcattatcaGTTTTTAACATTAGTTTCAAACCTTGTTCCTCTATAGAATACTCACGATCCAGAGTAGACCATTGTTCTGTTAATTTTACTACacagaagaaatatttctattaatacaattttcaaaatatttatgagaaatgAGATTATAATAGTACCtatgatattattaaatgctTCGTTGGCTGCTGAGGATAAATGTTCACCTCTTGCTATGGCAATATTGGCCTTAATATTATGTAGATTTCGTAATTCTTGCAACAATACAAGATATTTCCTAGCATCGCTTCGCTTTCCTCTAAcatcaaataaaatcatatcTGCATCTTTacgtaaattttcttcttgcttttctttttctattacaGCTTGTTCCTTTCTAATCCATGAATCGATCTGAGCATGCATTCTTGCTCtcctttccattttcattaatttttcatttttccatttctctcgTTTAATCTTTTCTCTTAATCTCTTTTTAGTTCGTCTTTCTAAATCTTTCTTCAATTGATTTAAAAACTTTGGATCTTTAATAGGctctaataatttaacaatttcattttttgctGTATTGCAAATGCACATTTTCTGTTGCCATTCTTCATctgtaaaattttgattatttttcagcTCTGcacaaattgttttcaatttctcatttaatttatgtGCTGATGTGATGGCGTCTTTAGCAGCTGCAATTTTAGATTTTCTACATACGTTTCTCTGGTTAGTTACAATATTAGAttgatcaatttctaaaagaaatgCTTCAATACTTTTTTCATCAATTTGTCGTGTTTCTACTGTAATTGTTGGTATAGTATTCTTGCTACCATTATCAGTAATACTACCAATTggataaacataattttgctgtacatttatattataatttgcatTATACATTGATTGATTCATTGAGTGATGCATATTGTAATGTAGGTTTTTATCGATTTGTATAGAACTTTCCAAGAAACTCTGATCTTGAAACATGATAATTCAGTAGTAACACTTAACCTCATGCAATATGAAATGCCTTAAACTTATCACTTTCTTTATAATGTTAAATGATTAATGTGTTTACAAAGTTTATATGTTAGATGAAAATATAGTTCTTTCGTAACTTTTGGTGATATCTTAACAGAATTGCTTTCCTAACACATCTCCATAATTTCTCCGGGTTTAGGAAGTTGAGCTTCTGCTTCTTGTAATACTTTCTCTGCTTCTATGTAATCTTCAACTTCTTTTAAATCTTGCTCTGTTTCTAATATGTTCTTCAATTCTTCAAATGCTTTGACAAGACGCCGTTGACAATCTGGGACCATCATGAGGGATTCTTGAAGTACTTCTTCTTGCTTCTTTATGTCATAACCATCCTTGTctgtaaaagaattaaaaataatataaaatctatTCTATTGTCTCATATGTCAATATAAATGTCTTTGAGATCCATTGAGACAAGTGAAAATCTTTAACTGCAGCATTTTGTATGTTAAAAGTGCATTTACAAGTGTTATAACTAGTGACATATTAACTTTACAATTAATCCTTATGTGAATaaccaaatattttacaaatatacaaaacaGTTTTAACAAATAACACAGCCATTGAAAGGATCgcattaacaaaaaatgcaACATATTTCTAGTcgcattttttcaaatattctcaCCCTGatccttcaatttttgtatcctTTCACGTTGCTGTGATGCTTCTTTCTCATACGtgactttttctttcgcgagacGTTTCACTACtccagttttaatttttagaattcttATGCGAGGGTCAGACATTGTTCTAATTGAGATATTATACCTAGTCTGCAGAAAATGAAGTGATCACTGATtgaacaagtttttccttatAAGGTAAGATGAGTAGTTACTAATCAATTTCAGAGAAACTCTGTAATTTTTAGGTTATACCGACTTCTAGCCGGAGACTCACTCGTATCGTATCCCACTGTATCCCACCTAGTAATGGCCTTATAACGTGACAATGATCAAGACTAATGGGTAAACATTTATAACcatcgaaaattatttatattaatattattagctATTTTACTATGTTGTGACGATTATAAACACCTTTTACGAAATACATATCCAGTTTGCGTGATacctttaaaatttgttaaaggTATAATAAGCCAGTTTCTTAtcaagatttaattatttatttcacatttaatgTCAACAAGAatctaaaattgaatacaaattctccataaaaaaaaggataaaatgtaatatataagaaatattaatacttcgatgtattttagtaataaatattaattgtttcacttggattaattttgtatcgtaTTACGAAAgacgaaaatttttatttcaaattctatccagctataattataacaatcaTTATCTCAGTGTGTTATatcaaaatgttttcttttcagCAACAATAATAGTTATGTGAATCAtcgatacaaatatataaatttatacttcAAAACTTATTAATAACGATCATTTTAATAGAGCAGTAGCAAGACTATTTGCAATCGTGTTCGTGCATTACATTcgtttacgaaaatattttcatgcaGATCTTGTTTTTTCACAAGCACGTTTCCGTGTTAATAATTTCGCGCCATCTGATTTCGAATGTTCGAGACTTGCAGGAAACTTCAAACGGCATCGCAGTATATCCCCCCAACACTTCCGCAGAAAAACGCTACATCGTGCCTGCATTGAAAGGTGCAGCAAGGAAACAGAAGGGTTAATTGTGTATTGGTTTACACTTGATTCCCCGAGCAATGTAACGAACGGTAGTGTCAAGATTACAATGCAAGACGATATTTTCCCGGCGGCAGAGAAAATCCTTTCCGACATCGAAAATGTGGTGAAGAAGAATCCGTCGCTGTGAGTGTTTTTCTTAGATACATTACGAGTTACGAGGGCGGagtctttaaaaatatctgtGAAATGTGCCATTAAATTCGTAGATTCGACGCGTCGGTGTGTCCGTTGCATTGACAATACAACAGTACGGTCGGtgtgcttttttttcttttcatgaaATATCGTCGCTGTACGTTTTATTCGGACACGCGTACATACGACGCTTCGCGAAAGGTTTGCATAGTAAATACAGTATCAGTAATGTTGGTATCTGATGTCTACAATAGGAAACTGGCGCCATCACGATTATTAAATCTTAATAATTACGATCAGTGTGCGTCCCTGCGTATGTGCGTCCATTTGTGCCGTGAATTTAGAATTGCTTGCATAGCCAACGTATCGTGTCCTGATAACGAATATgaatgatatacatatttttattcaaaattatttccaccAAAAATACGATGCAAACTACAGCAACGTTGTTCGTATCTCGAAGTTGTCAGTTTTTTAGTATTCTGTACAGTCTTTACATGGTTATGtaattcgtatatttatatttttgacatATAATTCAAGCatttctaatataatttatatgatttacattatttcaaattataacttttaagagtggaaataaaaaatgtgtataCAGAGTGAGTGTTAAAGCTTGGACCTGAAAGAAATCTTCGTTTATAATCATTCTGTTTCAAAAGGAAAAACATTTTCCGAAATTCATccacatttttcttaaatgaaataaCGTGCTTTCATTGTTGTTATATTGTATCTAATCAGAAGACATATTTGATCGTGTATAATATGTTGAATTTTGAATGATTTCTTGAAGAgttattgttataattattgttacaatttACCGTTTATCCATTTACTATCGtcaaatgtacaaaaatatgtagaatattacAGAATATGTTCAAACCGATTATTGAATCATTGGTGTCAAAGAATTTCTGTTACCGAATtcgcagagatgggcaaaaccctagggtTCGAAtcaatctgaagtttgccgatgtgtttgtctcgtttccttttttaaaacagAGATGGCGTGGactgctacttttgaatcactcgtgattcaatcacgatgatttttcacagtgattcgtgattgttcgtgatcgcttctgattggtaaacaacattcttttcacttttcacgaattatgttgttcttagattatatatgtattataatatagtctaaaagcaatgttaatataattttactaaaatttaaatttgactcatttgtagtttcttgaatttccacTAAGGGGAGACAGCGAAacactaacgataacaattaaccCCTATAGTGGTATCGACCGATCAAGAAAGctagaagaatttataatcaagtctaataataccaaaaacgacacgtttccaaagttagactattttatgtaatgcgattcctgttcgcatgttttgcaacgagatggtgcagagtacaaagggttaacatgaACCGCTTCTGAAACGTCATCTTCCGGATCACGGTCGTGATTGTGtgatcaccgtgaaaaatcactgttaGTGATTTTTCTCGCCATCTCTActttaaaagagaaaacgagatAAACATATCAACAAACTTCAGATTgattcgaaacctagggtttttACTTATTGCGAATTCGTAACCGTTTTGTGTGGCAGAAACAGTTGCACGAATTTATGTGAAAAGTGTCAACCAAGCACCATAGTTGAGCCGAATGAACGTCACGTTAGAGCAACGTACAGTGGAGCATTCGGCCagaacagaaattaaaaaccCGAATTCTTCTATGTGATTACAGGAAAAGTTTCGAGATAGTTCCCGCGGaagataacgaaaataaatcgcCAGTGTTTCATCAGGAGGACTGTCTTGGATTGGCATCATGGTGCGTCCAACCGTTATACTGCTACGCTCATCGTCGTCTTTTCGAACTCCGTCAGAACAAACACAGACGGGAAGAACCTAACACGATAGCAAAATGGTTGCTAGGCGCTCTTCTATTAAATCCCGAAGTGACGACGTTCTGGAACATGCGACGGGAGCTGGTAAGAAATCACAAGCTAGAGCCGTCGGAGGAATTCGCGTTCTCACGGTTGGTGCTTTACCATAAGCCAAAATGCTTCGAGGCGTTCGCCTACCGACGGTGGTTACTGTCTTGCGTGCTGAACGCGAAAGACAGCCGTTACGATCCTGATTCGACGGAATCACCGCTTTGTACCGAGTTAAACATCGCTGCTATATGCGCGGACAGGTACGGGAACAACTACGACGCGTGGAGTCACAGGCGTCACGTGATGGCTCTTCGTGAGTCGCGAGGATTCACTTATCCGACGCTCGAAAACGAGTGGAAGAATTCCCTTGCTTGGTGTCAACGACATGTCTCCGATTACAGTGGGCTTTCCTATCGGCAGTTCTTATTACAGAAATACATGTTCGAGTTCAAAGAACCGCTGAGAGAGCCATTGATAACGTGCCCGAACGACGACAAGCGATGCAAAGATGAATTGTACGCTTACATCGAGTCCACCATCAGCGACGAGGGGGACAGGCATAAATTGCAAAGGCTGTTCGACGCGATGCCCACGGAATTCAGGCCATCTTCCTCAAGAACGAAACAGCAAACTTACTTCTCCGCTTTCTCGTATTGGGCGCAAGAATGTCGCGTGAACGAAAGCACCATTTGCATGTACAACGATTACGAGGCTCTTTGGTGTCATCGTAGGTTCCTGGCTCATCTCCTGGTGCGTTTCATCGCGTCGTATGCGAAGCATTCCTGCCTCAGGGACGATAAGCTTGTCGATAAGTCGATCGAGGCAAAAGATGTTCAGAAAAAGTCGCTCGCGACAGATGACGTGACGTTGTGCCACGACCTTCTTGTGGGAGCCTTTCGCACGCGTACCGAAAAGATCGCCGATCTTGCAACGAAACGAGATCAGCACGAAAAGATGCTCGTCGAGAGGTTCTACAAGTTTCTCAGAAATATCGGATTCGAAATAAGGTCGTGATCCTATTAGCCGttgaaattgtacttttaaataaaagatgatTCGCGCGCATTAAGCTGTATAATCATACTCATACCGGGCATAAATCGAGTGCCACTGTAAAAAAACAGGTCTATTTTACATCGTCGACAAACGTTTCCTCGACTTTGTTTTCGTCGATGTTGTTTCACGGAGAACTGTTTTCATTGACATTGCCTGTTTACCAAcacgttaaatataatttattggaaGTTTGAGATGTATCTTATTAGTTTAGGATTGTTTGCGTCATTAGTTGAGTTTAATAATGATTCAACATCCTCTCTGACTTTCTCTTCCGTCCTTGTTTTTAGCTTTTCCCTAGTATGTAACTTTGTCTTCGGTTTGTTATGAAGGAAAAATATATCCACGGTTTGGACGGTCAATATGCGAACATCActctataataaaatgatgtcTGTTAATATGTTGTTCGCCGATCgcaatattacaataatactCGTTATTGCTTCTTTCTTTTGTGTTCGTCGTTTTTACTAAACAACACACAAGTAATAGCCCAAAAAATATCTTATCGGAACAGTTTACACAATTCTATTAGAATACAAGATTATTTGTGTACAATCAAGTGTCGATGATAATTGAAGTCTGTGGGTATAAAGATTGGTGAACAAACGAGGTTCTTCGAGATCAGTTTAAACTAAAATAGAAACTATTGTTGGTGATTTGAAGTAGACCTGTAAAAAATCACGCAATAACTTTTACTCTGTATTCTACGCAGACGTTATTCCTAATCGTATACTACCCGTGAATTGTATCTCGATAGCGCTCTCTCGTCGGATCCATTCGAGCGACGAAAGCCCTCCCTCCCCTCTTGCGCATAAATAATATAGCGCCGTTTTAATAAGTAAGAATCTACGTACGATCGTACgtatctaacaataagtaagAAACGTACGATGTAGTTGAAATGGAACGAGTATTGAtacttatttttgaaacgtttacCATGTATTGTTTGGAGAATGTTTGAACGCGATATTGCGTAATTATCGAAGAAAAGTGGTAATCGGTTTGCGTTTGATTTTCCAAACGCTGCCCGACGTTCAAGAGAATTAGTACAATTGCGTGATACAGAAGAAAAAGTGTCTTTTGAGGCTATAGGGAAGTATTATCGCGAGACAAATATGTATAGTcgaatattgataaaatatgaaagaaaaaaaatgttagtttTGTAATCATGCGTTTTTAGTCACCGTTAGAACGTCGTAGGGTTCTTAAGCCGAACCGTTTACATCACCCAAAGCCAATCGTTTTCACGCAATTACGTATACACGCTACATTGGCCACGTTGTTCCCCCTTTGGCGCGACAATCTGACCAAAAATAAACCTTTAGACTTTTAACTGAACTATCACAGTCTACCGGGAACGGTCATTAGGCGCGTGCGATCGTCACATTTCTCATAAATCAAGTCCTATTTAATTCCGGTTTCATTGTTACATGTTAGAAAAGTTCAGTGAAAATTTGGTTTTGGGTTTTAGCCAAGTTTCtgtacaaataattatgtCGTTTGTATGTAATAGCTGTTGgatttctgttttctttgtGTTTATACTCCTGCAATTCCACAAGATTATGTACAATCTATTGTCCATTATTTGAGTTTTTTAAGATGAATTCTTGGGTTTGTACTGTTTGATTGGTTGAGTGGTTTTTATTATGAGATTTGGAGTAGTACAATTTGGTTGTGTTCGGGTTTGTATGATTTTACTAGTGCTGGGGGCAGTTGTTACTGCATCCAGTAGTTCAGTGTTAACTTTCCTGGTTGGCTTTTCTTCTTTGGTCTTTTGGTGGTTAAGTTTTCTGTCTTCGATTATTGCAGTTTTGCTTTTTGTGTCGATGTTTGTACTTATATCTGAGATGCTGTTTGTGATTTTCTTCCAAGCAATTGTGTTTACAGGTGGCCTCTCTTGACCTCCTATTCtctttaattgtattattttttcttgcggTTGTTCTTCAAGTGGTGGGTAGTTTTcgattgtattttgtattacaGATTGTTGTTGGTTTGAGCGTTGTGTAGTTtcacctaatatttttttagctTCCCAGAAACTGAGCTTTCTATAAGCCATTGTGGTGcagatttctttttgttttttcagtcCCGCggagtttttatttaatgtgcTGTGTCCCATGTTGCAACGTAGGCACTTTGGGTTTTCCATCTTTGGGCATGAAAATTTTAACCTCTAAACCAAAGTAAACCTCTATTTTTACTCTGTAAAGGCCGTATAGTTTGATGTAATCTGGGAGAGTTGTACCTTCGAATGTGAGTACCACTGTTTCACATGGTATCCATTCGATTGCTCCTGTTTGGGAGTTTTTTGTTCTACGATTTAATCGTCTGGCTTCTTTAATTCTACATGGCGACTCGGATTGACTAACTGTGTCATTTACTTCCAGGTCTATGGAAAAGCCTTTCAGCACTCCTTTTCGTTGTAGTCTATATAGTGGTATTGAGGCCAGAAGTTCTTTCTCATCCAATTGTTAAGTCACTgctcatttttcttttacgtgGTCCTTCCTTTGTATTGAATTGTCTTTTTCCAATGACTTCTGTCCatgtttcgtttgtttcattGTCCAGATTGATGGACGGCATCATGGTCGCGTTACCCACGCCACGGGCTGTGTAGCCCGTAGATGTGGGATTCTCAGTGGTTTGCTCCCACTCTATTTTTACACACTTATATCGCGTAGTTTGGAATATAaccgaaaaagaaataagaatctCACTGTAGAGATTTGCTGGACTACACTATTTCACAATTATAAAGGGATTTCTTTACGGTTCCGCACTCAGACCCCTTCGATCGCCATCCCAGGGTTccagcaatttttaaataaatattgttatttcccTGTAGTCGCCTACTTCGctagtttctatttttctttttaatttatcccTCTCAGCTCCACCTATACCCGATAGGTGGACGCTTTCTTTGTCCTTTTCCTTTATTCTCCTCAGCTTTTGGTTGCCTTGTGTTGCCATAAGGCTCCCAGAAACTTTGGAAACCATATGGCTTTGCTATTTTAGGTTATGATATACCGTTTGGCGATTCCTTCCA
This genomic interval carries:
- the LOC128878062 gene encoding programmed cell death protein 7, which produces MFQDQSFLESSIQIDKNLHYNMHHSMNQSMYNANYNINVQQNYVYPIGSITDNGSKNTIPTITVETRQIDEKSIEAFLLEIDQSNIVTNQRNVCRKSKIAAAKDAITSAHKLNEKLKTICAELKNNQNFTDEEWQQKMCICNTAKNEIVKLLEPIKDPKFLNQLKKDLERRTKKRLREKIKREKWKNEKLMKMERRARMHAQIDSWIRKEQAVIEKEKQEENLRKDADMILFDVRGKRSDARKYLVLLQELRNLHNIKANIAIARGEHLSSAANEAFNNIIVKLTEQWSTLDREYSIEEQGLKLMLKTDNEKRIEKQKKSLFDDWENVLFGKKISMSDQYNVDLTSFITIRTAWDKYISSDSDASAIPIGWIMPDKPSSAMWQKCLRKEIP
- the LOC128878091 gene encoding tubulin-specific chaperone A, with amino-acid sequence MSDPRIRILKIKTGVVKRLAKEKVTYEKEASQQRERIQKLKDQDKDGYDIKKQEEVLQESLMMVPDCQRRLVKAFEELKNILETEQDLKEVEDYIEAEKVLQEAEAQLPKPGEIMEMC
- the LOC128878045 gene encoding protein prenyltransferase alpha subunit repeat-containing protein 1, which produces MGNFKRHRSISPQHFRRKTLHRACIERCSKETEGLIVYWFTLDSPSNVTNGSVKITMQDDIFPAAEKILSDIENVVKKNPSLKSFEIVPAEDNENKSPVFHQEDCLGLASWCVQPLYCYAHRRLFELRQNKHRREEPNTIAKWLLGALLLNPEVTTFWNMRRELVRNHKLEPSEEFAFSRLVLYHKPKCFEAFAYRRWLLSCVLNAKDSRYDPDSTESPLCTELNIAAICADRYGNNYDAWSHRRHVMALRESRGFTYPTLENEWKNSLAWCQRHVSDYSGLSYRQFLLQKYMFEFKEPLREPLITCPNDDKRCKDELYAYIESTISDEGDRHKLQRLFDAMPTEFRPSSSRTKQQTYFSAFSYWAQECRVNESTICMYNDYEALWCHRRFLAHLLVRFIASYAKHSCLRDDKLVDKSIEAKDVQKKSLATDDVTLCHDLLVGAFRTRTEKIADLATKRDQHEKMLVERFYKFLRNIGFEIRS